Below is a genomic region from Ketogulonicigenium vulgare WSH-001.
GGTCAGGCGCTTGGCGATCTGTGGGCCAGCCAGTGCGATAAAGGCAATCGGCCCGGCAATCGCAGTGGCAGAGGCCGTCATCCCGACCGCCAGCAACACCATCACAAGGCGCAAGCGTTCGGGGTGCAGGCCCAGCTGCGCGGCGGTGTCATCGCCCATTTCCAGAATATTCAACTGCCGCGACAGCGCGAGGATGGGCGGCAGCAGGCAGGCGATACCGACGCCAATCGTCGCGACATGCGTCCAGCCGCGCATATTCAGCGATCCGGCCAGCCACAGCTGCGCACTGGCAGCCTGATCTAGATTACCCATCACCAGCAGCACCGTATTGATCCCGGCCAGCAGCGCGCCAAAACCGATGCCGACCAACACCAGCCGCCCGCCACCATCGCGCCGCGACAGCAGCAGCACGATCACCGCGACGGCCATGCCGCTGGCCATCGCGCTGACAGCCGTCAGCCACGGCCCCGCGTTGAACAGGATGATCTGCACGATCGCTCCGGTCGCCGCGCCAGAGGTGAACCCGATCACATCGGGCGATCCCAGTGCGTTGCGCGAGATCGACTGGAATACCGCGCCTGCGACACCCAGCGCCCCGCCGACCAGAATGGCGGTGAGCAGGCGGGGCAGGCGGATCTGCCAGATGATCCGTTCGGCCATCAGATCGGGGGCGTGGCCGCTCAGCGTGCGTGCGACATCCAGCGGTGGGACATTCAGCGTCCCGGTGCCCAGCAGCGCGAAACCTATCAGCGTGAGGACGCCCAGCATCACCAGCGCAACCAGCAGCGCACGAGGCCGCAGCAGCAGCGAATAGGGGCCAAGGGTCACCAGTTTCATGCCCGCACCATCCGAAAGCGACGGGCGACCCAGATAAAGAACGGCCCGCCGACCAGCATGGCGATAATGCCGGCGGCAACCTCGTCTGGCGCGGCGATCATGCGGCCGATGATATCTGCGCCTAGCAGCAGTAGCGCGCCGAACAGCGCCGAAAAGACCAAGATCCAGCCATAGTTTGCGCGCCCGACGCTGCGGGCCAGATGCGGGGCGACAAGGCCGACAAAGCTGATCGGCCCCGCCGCCGCTGTTGCTCCGCCCGCCAGCAGCATGACAGCGACGCAGGCCAGCGCCCAGATGCGCGGCGGGTTCAGCCCCAATGCGCGGCCACTCTCCTGTCCCAACATCAGCGCGTTCAGCCCCCGCGCCAGCGTAAAGCAGATCAGCCCGCCCGCCGCTAGCGACGCGGCAAGGACGAAGGCCACCTGCAGGCTGCGCCCCTCGACCGAGCCTGCGGACCAGTTGCGAAAATCGTCCAGCACCTGCACCGGGCTGTTGATGACGATGATGCCGGTGAGGGACCCTAGCGCGACCGACAGGCCCGCGCCTGCCAGGACCAGACGCAGCGGGTGCGCGCCGCTGGTATGGGCGCGGCCCAAAAAGAACACCAGCGCCCCCGCAGCGCCCGCGCCAAGATAGGCGAACCAAACATAGGCGGTGACGCCCTTGACCCCCAAAAACGCGACGGCGATGATGACGGCGACGCCTGCACCCGCGTTGACGCCCAACAGGCCGGGTTCTGCCAGCGGGTTGCGCGTCACTGCCTGGATCAGCGCGCCCGCCATCCCCAGCGCCGCGCCTGCCATGACGGCGATCAGCGTGCGCGGCAGGCGCAGTTCCCGCACCACCAGATGCAGATCATTCGCCGGATCGGGCGAGAATAGCGCGCGCAGGCTGTCACCCGGCGCGATGGGCCGCGCGCCAAGGCAGATGCCCAGCAACGCCAGCACCAGTAGCGCGGCAAGTGCCGTCAGCAGGATCGCAGGGCGGCTCACTGGGTTAGCGCATCGGCGACCAGATGCGCCATTTGCAGACCCGAGTAATAATCAACGCGGAACGAGCTGAGCCCCAGCGCATAGACGCGGCCCGCTTGCACCGCAGGCAGATTCGCCAGCACCGGATCGGCCATAAAGGCCGCGACGCCCGACTGATCCGCGCCGAACAGGAAGACGGTCTCCCCCTCGATCGCCGCCGATAGATATTCATGCGAGATGAAATCGAAATCGGACGAGCGGCTGACCTGCGGGCGCAGCGCTTCGGGCAGGGGGAGGATGTCGAACCCAAGGGCCTCGACCACGCGGGCCTGCGGGCTTTCGGTGCGGCCAATGGAATAGCTGCCGCCCAGATTATAGCCAACAACGGTGACGCGGCCGCCGCCTGCAGGTAGCTGGGCGCGGATCGCGGCCATTTCGGTGTCAAAGCGCGCGATGGCGGCCTCGGCACCGGCCTCGTGACCCGTGGCGGCCCCAATCTGGCGGGCCAGATCCTGCCAGCTATGGTTGGAGTAGTTCAGCACGAAGACCGGCATATCCATCGCCTGCAGATCGGGCAGATAGCTGACAATGCTATCTGCGCCGGTGGATGCGCCGATGATCAGATCGGGCGCGGCAATCATCAGCGCCTCGATATCAAAGGTCAGATTGGGGTAGAGGACTGCAACATCGCGCGATACCGCCACATCGGCCCATTGCGTGAAAAAGCCGTTTTCATCTGTCAAAGGCGTGCGCGTGGCGGCGGTGCTGGCCAGCAGCGGCACATCCATCGCCAGCAAAATACCGGTCAGGCTGGGGCTGGTCGAGACGATGCGCTGGGGCGGGGCTGTCAGGGTCAATTCCCCGCCCTCATGCGGCAGGGTGCGGGGCCAGTCCTGCGCGAAGGCGGGGGTGGCCAAGGGGGTGGCAAGCGCGGTGGCGAGCAGCAGATAGCGCAGCATCAGAAGGTCTCCTCGGCAAAGTCGATATCAATCAGGCCCCCACCTGCGGCGCGCAGTTTTTCGTAATGGGCAAGGCGGGCGCGGTCGATCTCGGAGCTGGAGACGCCATGTTTCCAATAGCCCTCGACCCGGATTAGATCGCGCGGCAGGCCAAGGGCTTGGGCGTGCTGGCGAATAGTGCGCATCTCGGCCCGCTCGCCTGCGGCCCACAGCGTGATCTGCGGGTCGGTGATCGCGGCAAAGGCAGCGGCCAGCGTGCCCGTGGTGCCGGCCGCGCCTTGCAGCGGGATCATCCGCGCCTCGACCCCTGCAGGGATATTCAGCGCGGTGAAGGCGGCGGGGTCGGCGGTCTCGACGATCAGCAGGCCGGGGGCACCCGCGGGCCAGATGGCAAGGATCGGCTCTAGCGCGGGGATGGCGGTGTCATCGGCCAGCACCACAGCGCGGTGACCCGATAGATGCGCGGGCAGGAAATGCGGGCGGGGGCCGGTCAACCAGATGCGCGCGCCGGGCTGGGCGGCGCGCAGCCAATCCATCGCGGGGCTTGATCCATCGTGGTCGACAAAATCAATTACCACCGTGCCGCTCGCGGCATTAAAGCGGCGAATCGTATAGACGCGAGAGGTGGGTCGGATGCCCTCGGGCGATGCGACCTCTAGCCGGACGGCGACATTGGGGACGGCCCAAGCGGCCGTGTCCTGGGATTGAATGGTGCCCGTGACGCGCAGCATGATTG
It encodes:
- a CDS encoding FecCD family ABC transporter permease, coding for MSRPAILLTALAALLVLALLGICLGARPIAPGDSLRALFSPDPANDLHLVVRELRLPRTLIAVMAGAALGMAGALIQAVTRNPLAEPGLLGVNAGAGVAVIIAVAFLGVKGVTAYVWFAYLGAGAAGALVFFLGRAHTSGAHPLRLVLAGAGLSVALGSLTGIIVINSPVQVLDDFRNWSAGSVEGRSLQVAFVLAASLAAGGLICFTLARGLNALMLGQESGRALGLNPPRIWALACVAVMLLAGGATAAAGPISFVGLVAPHLARSVGRANYGWILVFSALFGALLLLGADIIGRMIAAPDEVAAGIIAMLVGGPFFIWVARRFRMVRA
- a CDS encoding siderophore-interacting protein; its protein translation is MAADKRDSVEDRNDTLSKADHMRGLERLQMQVRTITRPNAIMLRVTGTIQSQDTAAWAVPNVAVRLEVASPEGIRPTSRVYTIRRFNAASGTVVIDFVDHDGSSPAMDWLRAAQPGARIWLTGPRPHFLPAHLSGHRAVVLADDTAIPALEPILAIWPAGAPGLLIVETADPAAFTALNIPAGVEARMIPLQGAAGTTGTLAAAFAAITDPQITLWAAGERAEMRTIRQHAQALGLPRDLIRVEGYWKHGVSSSEIDRARLAHYEKLRAAGGGLIDIDFAEETF
- the fepB gene encoding Fe2+-enterobactin ABC transporter substrate-binding protein is translated as MLRYLLLATALATPLATPAFAQDWPRTLPHEGGELTLTAPPQRIVSTSPSLTGILLAMDVPLLASTAATRTPLTDENGFFTQWADVAVSRDVAVLYPNLTFDIEALMIAAPDLIIGASTGADSIVSYLPDLQAMDMPVFVLNYSNHSWQDLARQIGAATGHEAGAEAAIARFDTEMAAIRAQLPAGGGRVTVVGYNLGGSYSIGRTESPQARVVEALGFDILPLPEALRPQVSRSSDFDFISHEYLSAAIEGETVFLFGADQSGVAAFMADPVLANLPAVQAGRVYALGLSSFRVDYYSGLQMAHLVADALTQ
- a CDS encoding FecCD family ABC transporter permease, which gives rise to MKLVTLGPYSLLLRPRALLVALVMLGVLTLIGFALLGTGTLNVPPLDVARTLSGHAPDLMAERIIWQIRLPRLLTAILVGGALGVAGAVFQSISRNALGSPDVIGFTSGAATGAIVQIILFNAGPWLTAVSAMASGMAVAVIVLLLSRRDGGGRLVLVGIGFGALLAGINTVLLVMGNLDQAASAQLWLAGSLNMRGWTHVATIGVGIACLLPPILALSRQLNILEMGDDTAAQLGLHPERLRLVMVLLAVGMTASATAIAGPIAFIALAGPQIAKRLTRAPDVPIISGALAGAVLLAAADLISQRFALGVAMPVGLTTGLIGGLYLVVFTFRRIDRA